From Rhodopseudomonas palustris:
CATAGGTCGGATTGCCGATCTGATCGTCGACGACACGCACCTCGTCGCGCTCGCGGCCCAGCCGCAGCATAGTGCGGACGAAGTTCTGCCCCTGCTCGTAATACACCCAGGCGGTGCGCAGCACGATCGCCTGCGGGTCGTGCTGCAGCACCAGGCGCTCGCCTTCCGCTTTCGAGGCGCCATAGACGCCGAGCGGCGCCAACGGATCATCCTCGCGATAGGGACCGCGCGCCGTGCCGTCGAACACGTAGTCGGTGGACAGGTGCACGAACGGCAGATTGCGCGCGGCGCAGACCCTGGCCATCAGTCCGGGCGCCTGCGCGTTCAATGCGAAGGCCGCGTCACGCTCGGTCTCGGCCTTGTCGACAGCCGTATAGGCAGCGGCGTTGATGATCGCGGTGGCGCCGGTACGCGTCACGGCATCGGCGAGGGCTGCTTCATCGAAGACGTCGACATCGGCCCGGCCCAAGGCCTGCAGCGCGACGCCCCGCGCTTCGGCTTCCTGCAGCAGCGCGGTGGCGACCTGACCGTTGCGGCCGAACACCAGCACGGTCATCGGGCGCACTGCCAGGCTGCGATCGGCATCACCCGCGACCGCTCAGGCCGCGCCGTGCAACAGCGGCTTCCACCACCATTCATTGGCGAGATACCAGTCGACGGTCGCCTCGATGCCCGAATCGAAATCATGCTCGGCTTTCCATCCCAGTTCGGTTTCGATCTTGGTCGCATCGATGGCGTAGCGGAAATCGTGGCCGGCGCGGTCGACCACGAATTCGATCAGAGACGCATAGCCGCCGGCCGGTGCGTTCGCCGTCTTGGCGTCGAGCAGAGCGCAGATGCGCTT
This genomic window contains:
- the rfbD gene encoding dTDP-4-dehydrorhamnose reductase; this encodes MTVLVFGRNGQVATALLQEAEARGVALQALGRADVDVFDEAALADAVTRTGATAIINAAAYTAVDKAETERDAAFALNAQAPGLMARVCAARNLPFVHLSTDYVFDGTARGPYREDDPLAPLGVYGASKAEGERLVLQHDPQAIVLRTAWVYYEQGQNFVRTMLRLGRERDEVRVVDDQIGNPTYAADIAETCLAIVARLQGGAPHAGVFHYAGSGAVSWCGFAQAIFAEAERLGRRTPRSLVPITTAEYPTPASRPANSQLSCGRLSDAFGIAPKPWAERLRVCLERIPD